The sequence CCGCGCCAGAGCGCGCGCCCGTTGAGGGGTAAGAAAATGGGACCTTCGGGTTGAGGGCAGATGAAGCCGCCCCCTGTTCGTGCATGAGCGTAATGGGCCTGAATGGCAGTTTTCTAAGAAAAGGTGATTTCTGTACTCATCTCTGCGCAAGAGGATCGAGGCAGAGAGTTCAAAACAATCAGGTTTTTTACTCTACGACAGCTTTCTCATCATGAGATAAGTTCTAATCGTCTCATTTAGTTTCTCATGGTGAGAGTGTGAAGAATGCCGAATATGGGCCCCGCGTCAAGCCCTGTGCCCGGCCAGATGGCCTAGACAGTGGGCCAGCCAACACTTCACCGGTGAGGACCAGTGAGAGGCCCCCGAAGCCGCAGTTGACCGGGTGTTCAGATTCTCAGCCTCTCTTAGAATTGACTCATGTTTAGGGGCACCTTCAGACGGCCAGGCGGGAAGAAAGAGATTCCGTAGCAGATACAGCTTCCAAAAAAGTCGTCACGCATGGCGCAATGGTTTCGACCGAGCAGACTCTAGGCAGTGCGCAGCCGCGCAGGAAGAGAGACGGATGTCCGGCACTGAACGGCGGTCCGGATGAGGCACCTGGGCAAACGGGGCCCAATCCACCCAGGCCTCCGGCGCTGTGGAGCCCGTCGCTGCTCGCCTCAAACGACAACACAGGCACGGCGAGCGGCGTGGAGAGAACCACCCACGCCGCTCGTCATGCCTGCTCTGCTTGCCTCAGCCTGGGGCCCCTCAGGGCCTCACCCCTCCCCTCTTCAGCGGTTCAGAAGGAGCACCGAAACGTTTCCTTTCCCGGTGCGAGGCCCTTTGCTCGCCTCTCGCGCTGCCCGGTTGATCTCTAGATCAACAGCGACCTCCTGAGCCGCCGGGCGCCGGGCCCCTCACTCCTTCCCGTCCCCCTCCTGCACCGGGGGCACCACGCCCCAGCCCGACAGCACATCTGCCGAGATGGCGCGGAAGATGGGAGCCGCCAGCATGGAGCCGTGGTATCTGACCTTGGCGCCGTGCACCATAACTGCGATGGTCACGCGGGGGCTTTCGGCCGGAAAGAAGCCGGCGAACACGCTGTCGTAGATGCTGCTGGAATAGCGGCCGTCCACCACCACCTGCGCGGTGCCGGTCTTGCCGGCCAGGTCGTAGCCGTCCAGGCCAGCGGTGCCGGAAATGCGCTTGACCACCGTTTGCAGCATGGCCCTGGTTTCGCGCGCCACTTCCGGGCGCAGCACGTCGCGCCGCTCCTGGCCGGTTTCGCCTTCCACCAGCCGGGGCGAGAGGTAACGGCCATCGTTGGCCAGCACGTTGAAGGCCGCCGCCAGTTGCAGGGTGGTGCTGCTCATGCCCTGCCCGAAGGAATTGGTGGCGCGCACCAGATCGCTCCAGCGGCTCAGGGGCTGCAACTGCCCACTGGCAGCCGGGACCGCCGGCAGCGGCACCTCGCGCCCGAAGCCATACGCCTCCAGATACCCGCGCATGCGCTCCTTGGGAAAGCGCTCCACGATATGGGTCATGCCCACGTTGGAGCTGTACTGCAAGACGCCCTCGGTGGTCAGCGTTGTGGGGTGGGCCACGCTGTCGCCGATGCGGCTGCCCCAGCGCCCGCCCACGAAGCGGCTCATGGGCGTGTCGTACAGGGTGTTGCGGGTGGTCAGGCTCTCGTTCAGGGCGGCGCCCACCACCAGGGCCTTGACCGTGGAACCGGGCTCGAAGCGGTCCAGGAAGGCGCGGTTGCGCCGGGCGCCCTCAGAGGAGCTGCGCCAGGTGCCCGGGTCGAAGGGGGGGTAGCTGGCGGCGGCCAGCACGCGCCCGGTGCGGGTTTCCATGACCACCACAGCGCCGTATTCGCCCTGATGCTCGGGCACCGCGCGGGCCAGCGCCGATTCGGCCGAGGCCTGAATGCCGGTGTCAATCGTCAGCTTCAGGTTCTGCCCGGCCATCAGGGGGCCGTCGTAGGCGTGTTCCAGGCCCTCCAGGCCCTCGGTGTCGCCCATCATGCCCAGCAGTTGCCCGGCCAGGGTGCCCTGCGGATACACCCGCTGACCGTCCACGCTGGTGGCCAGCACCCGGCCATCGGCCGACAGCACGGTGCCGCGCGCCTGCACGACCTTCTTCCGGGCCCCCTGCGGCGCACCCCATTCCAGCTGGGCGTAGGCCCAGACCAGGGTCAGGAACATCAGCAGGGCCAGAATGCGCATCAGGTGAGAACGGGCGCGTATCTTCACTTCCACAGGGTCTTCACCTCCAGGGTGCGGGCCGCCGCGGGGCGGCCGGGCGCGGGGGGCAGGGGCGTAAAGGTGGCCGTGGCCTTGGGGGCCACCGCCACCAGGCGCATGCCACGTGCCTGCGCCCAGTCCTTCAGGCGGCGCTGGTTTTCCAGGGTCTGCAACTGCACCGTGAGGTTGGCGTTCTGTGTGATCAGGGCCGCTTCGCGCTTCTCGGCCGCGCGCAGGGCCGGGCGCACATCGCTGGTCAGGGCGCGCACGGTGACCAGCACCAGCACCAGCGCGAGGTAAATGAGCACGTAGCGCACCGCGCGCGCCCGCCATGTGGGCAGCGAGGTGTCCAGCTCGCTCCAGCGCGGCAGAAAGCGGGCCAGGGAAGTCTGGGGGCCCTGCAGGCGGGTCATGCCGGCCTCCGCTCGGCCACCCGCAGCTTGGCACTGCGGGCGCGGGGGTTGGCGGCCTGCTCCTGTTCCGAGGCCACCAGGGGGCGCTTGGTCAGGGGACTGAGCACCTCACTGCCCAGCAGGAAGCGCTTCACAATGCGGTCTTCCAGCGAATGAAAACTGATGACCGCCAGCCGCCCGCCGGGGGCCAGCAGGGTTTCGGCCGCCTGCAGGCCGTCGCGCAGGGCGCCCAGTTCGTCGTTGACATGAATGCGCAGGGCCTGAAAGGTGCGCCGCGCCGGGTGAATGCCCTTGGAAAAGCCGGGGTAGGCCCGCTTGACCAGCTCGGCCAGCTGCACGGTCGTTTCGATGGGCGCTTTCTCGCGCGCCATGACGATGCCCCGGGCGATGCGGCGCGAGAGCCGGTCCTCGCCGTACTCGTAGATGATGGCGGCCAGTTCCTCTTCCGGGTAGGTGTTCACCACGTCAGC is a genomic window of Deinococcus arcticus containing:
- a CDS encoding peptidoglycan D,D-transpeptidase FtsI family protein, which gives rise to MEVKIRARSHLMRILALLMFLTLVWAYAQLEWGAPQGARKKVVQARGTVLSADGRVLATSVDGQRVYPQGTLAGQLLGMMGDTEGLEGLEHAYDGPLMAGQNLKLTIDTGIQASAESALARAVPEHQGEYGAVVVMETRTGRVLAAASYPPFDPGTWRSSSEGARRNRAFLDRFEPGSTVKALVVGAALNESLTTRNTLYDTPMSRFVGGRWGSRIGDSVAHPTTLTTEGVLQYSSNVGMTHIVERFPKERMRGYLEAYGFGREVPLPAVPAASGQLQPLSRWSDLVRATNSFGQGMSSTTLQLAAAFNVLANDGRYLSPRLVEGETGQERRDVLRPEVARETRAMLQTVVKRISGTAGLDGYDLAGKTGTAQVVVDGRYSSSIYDSVFAGFFPAESPRVTIAVMVHGAKVRYHGSMLAAPIFRAISADVLSGWGVVPPVQEGDGKE
- the rsmH gene encoding 16S rRNA (cytosine(1402)-N(4))-methyltransferase RsmH, translating into MTDPLNIPSSEAALAQGGLSHVPVLAAEVLEALQPAPGRVCVDGTLGGAGHTGLLLSAGAAVYGIDQDPYALDRARQAGRPGLTVLQGNYRDMVALLSGVGVSQVDGILLDIGVSSFQLDDTARGFSYHTEAPLDMRMSQSGESAADVVNTYPEEELAAIIYEYGEDRLSRRIARGIVMAREKAPIETTVQLAELVKRAYPGFSKGIHPARRTFQALRIHVNDELGALRDGLQAAETLLAPGGRLAVISFHSLEDRIVKRFLLGSEVLSPLTKRPLVASEQEQAANPRARSAKLRVAERRPA